In Oscillospiraceae bacterium, one genomic interval encodes:
- a CDS encoding helix-turn-helix transcriptional regulator has translation MDKINEFNEPLIRKAPFLDMTDLYTVPGSAQQVIASLSNHPEAQRLFEAEIAYSRGDIEKVFEHSSYFLEHHSGMYAVVSAGMLLALVAMWQGDVTLWNKAKVHICEAPVKDDNDRDILSLSLACVDSAIRDLNDYPEWFTHGQFEHLPADSHPAAKVFYVKYLLVLAQEMAKGEFTLPDVTGMGLMKTIPYITEPLIAQTVAAKTVIPEIYLRLLVAVAYHQTGEEETAIKHIDKAVALALPDGLLGILAEHRRQFDYLLDDRLRLADEEAYQKYLNLHKTLLDGWTKLHNTVLKRNISTELTVRERQIARLAAYGCSNTEISRRLKISEASAKKALYDAMNKTGVNKRKELGAFV, from the coding sequence ATGGATAAAATCAATGAATTTAATGAGCCCCTTATAAGAAAGGCTCCCTTTCTTGATATGACAGACCTTTACACCGTTCCCGGCTCGGCACAGCAGGTTATTGCTTCTCTTTCAAATCATCCCGAAGCACAAAGGCTCTTTGAAGCTGAAATTGCTTACAGCCGTGGTGATATTGAAAAGGTTTTTGAGCATTCAAGCTATTTTTTAGAGCATCATTCGGGTATGTATGCCGTGGTTTCCGCAGGTATGCTTCTTGCTCTTGTTGCTATGTGGCAGGGTGATGTCACGCTGTGGAATAAGGCAAAGGTACATATCTGTGAGGCTCCCGTAAAGGATGATAATGACAGAGATATTCTTTCTCTTTCCCTTGCCTGTGTGGACAGTGCCATCCGTGACCTTAACGATTATCCCGAATGGTTCACACACGGGCAGTTTGAGCATCTCCCCGCTGATTCGCACCCTGCCGCAAAGGTGTTTTATGTTAAATATCTGTTAGTTCTTGCTCAGGAAATGGCAAAGGGCGAATTTACTCTGCCTGATGTCACGGGTATGGGACTTATGAAAACCATACCTTATATAACAGAGCCGCTGATTGCACAGACAGTAGCTGCAAAAACAGTTATACCGGAAATTTACCTTCGTTTGCTTGTTGCCGTTGCTTATCATCAGACGGGTGAAGAAGAAACGGCAATAAAGCATATTGATAAAGCAGTTGCCCTTGCACTTCCCGACGGACTTTTAGGCATTCTTGCTGAGCACCGCAGACAGTTTGACTATCTTCTTGACGACAGACTCCGCCTTGCAGATGAAGAAGCCTATCAGAAATATCTTAATTTACATAAAACTCTTCTTGACGGCTGGACGAAGCTTCACAACACAGTGCTTAAACGCAACATTTCAACGGAGCTTACCGTTCGTGAAAGACAGATTGCAAGGCTTGCCGCCTACGGCTGTTCAAACACGGAAATAAGCAGACGATTAAAGATAAGCGAAGCCTCTGCCAAAAAGGCTCTTTACGATGCTATGAATAAAACAGGTGTCAACAAAAGAAAGGAGCTTGGAGCCTTTGTTTAA